The Fibrobacter sp. UWEL genome contains the following window.
TTAGAACGCCACCAAAAGCCTTGTAGTCCAACTCAGAATCTAATAGAGGTACAAAAAGTTTACTTTCTCTAGAAATCCATGTCGCGCCCAATTCTGCACAACAAAATTCCGACTGCTTATAATTTTTAGAAAGATAAGCAACAACGACAGAAGCTTCTTGTAGAGATTTTCTGATTGTTTCATTAAAAAAAATCACCCCCAGAGCATCCCATTCCAGAAATACTCGTACAAAAGAAATCTTGTTGTTTCAAGTTACACGCCAACTGAAGCATTCTCTGCAAAGCCTCAATTACAGGTTTATCTGAGCAAGAATGACTTATAAAGATTTTTACAGGCATAAAATCCTCTTACCTAAAGAAAAACTATGTTCCTCCCCCTCCCCCCAAAGAGATTGGACCTTGGGGGGGGAGGTTGGAGCGGGCGTTACTTGGCCGACTTGCCAGTGGCTTTGGCGGTCGCGGGAGCTGTCGGGGCCGGGCTTGCAACCGGGGCAGTCAAGCCGAGGTCGATCTTGCCGTACTTGTTTTCGTAGGCGCGCACGGTAGCACTGAGCATGATAGCGAGGCGCTTTGCGGTGTATGGGTTCATCACGATGCGGTCAGAGATTGCGACATTGACCTTTTCCTGGTTCATCTGCCAGGCTTGATTTACACCGAGGATCATCATCACTTCTTCTCGACCGGCAACCACGTTCGTTGCGTTCACGTAAGTGGTGCGCATGTCCTTGTCATTCCATTCTACTGTGGGCTGCTTATTTTCGGCCATATCAAGTTCCTTTGTTTTTTAGTTTAATTCCTTATAGATATTTAGCAAAATATAACCTATTTACTAAATTTTTTTGTCTAAACAAGGGGATTTATGAACCTGTCAAAGACCAACGCCGTTTTTTCATTGCTGATTGCCGCCACGGCTTTTTTCACGGGCTGTTCCGTTTCCGATTCCGAAGGCGACGACTACTCCAAGTGGACATTTTCCGGTAGCGTGGTAAATGGCTCCACAGGGATCGGCCTCGACGGGGCTACAATCGAATACGTTGATGATTCCGGTAAACAAAAGACCTCGACTACCGACAAGTCTGGCGCGTTTTTTATAGACGGTCTGCCATACGGTCAGCGTACATTCACTTTCAGCCATTATGACGTTGATGATGGCGATACGCTGTTCTACGCACCGAAGGTTGTAACGGTTTCTTCTACGGGCGAATCCAGCTATATGGAGGGTGTGGTCGCAAGCAGTTCCCGTGTAATCAGGCTTTCGCCGCTTAACGCAGGCGTTTCTGGCGAACTGTTTATCCAGGAAGAGGCGACTGGCGTAAAGTCTCCGGCAGCAAAGGTGCAGCTCAGAATCGTCCATCAGGACACCAGCTTCATCAACATCGCTCCAGAGACGTTCCTTGCGACAACCGACTCCCTAGGGACCTTCTCGTTCAAGGGGCTTCCTGCAGATTCTGGACTTACGCTTACAGCGGAATCCTTCGTTTACAAGGGCAAGACCTACCGCTTTGCAAACAAGGTCCTGCCAAGACTTCGTTCAGACGCCGTTTACGACCTTGGCAGAACGTTCCTCGCCCGTGACACCCTCATGGAAAGTGCTCCAGTCATCATCGCATCCAACGTTATGGATAAAAACCGTATGGGTTACAGCAACGTTTCGCCGCTTACTACGCCCTACTATGTTTTCAGCGAAGCCTTGAGCAAGGAAAATCTCTCTGTTAGTGTTGCAAGCGATTCCACCGTAATGCTCACCCCGGAAGTCAAGGGCGATACGCTCTACCTTCGTCACGCGGTTCCCTTCGAAGCCGAAAAGGGATATTCCGTAAGCATCGTGGGTTATACAAAATCGGGCGAAAGGCTTACCGAAAATCTGTCCGGCGACGCAGCATTTACGACCGGTCGCGGAATGTACGTTGTTACCAGCAACGCCTGGGCTTCAAACAGTAATTACCGAGCCACATTCTCTGTAAATGACACTCTATGGATCAAGTTCTCTGACACCCTCGCAACAGACAGGAGCGGTGTGCAATGGAGCAAGACTCCAAAGACAAAGAAGACTGTCTATGCAGGGAATGAATCGCCGAATGCGGACGCATGGACAAAGGTGGATACGCTGTTCGTCAAGATGTTCGAGACCTTCGACGACTCCCTTGTTGCAGGAGACACCATCGGCATGAACCTTACGGTACACGCAAGGAATGGCCTCTACATGCAAGGGCTAACCATCCTCACTGAACTGACCAAGGCACCGGAGTCAAGTTCTTCAGAAGAATCCAGCTCTTCCGAAGCGTCTAGTTCTTCTGAGGCTTCTAGTTCCTCTGTAACATCCAGTTCCTCTGCGGAAGCAAGTTCTTCCAGCGTCGCCAGTTCTTCTAGCAAGGCTGAGGAATAGCCTGTATGGTCAGGAAATTCGTATTGATCCTTGGGCTTGCCATGGGAGCATTCGCCCAGGGTACTTTCGATGGCGTTACAGAACCCATAAACCAGGCTCGCATCGGGTTCACCGTATCGGGCAAGATTGAACGTATCTGGGTGAAGGAAGGTTCCTTTGTGCACAAGGGCGATACGCTGATAAGCCTGGAGAACAACGAGGAACAGCTGCGGGTTCGCATTACGGCGATGGCAGAGAAGGACTCATCGGCTCTGCATTCGGCAAAGGCAAAACTGGAGACTTACAAGAAGGACCTTGATGCAACCAAGAGTCTCTTTGAGAACAGCAACTCCGTGAGCGCTGAACAGGTCTGGGAAAAGCAGATGAACTACGATGTAGCCTCTGCCGAATACTCCGCTGCAACGAACGATAAGGAACGGGCGAAACTGGAACATGACCTGGCCAAGGTAGAGCTGTCTAAAAGGTTCCTTATAGCCCCATTTGACGGCGAGGTGGCAACGATCTCCAAGAACAACGGCGAAAGCGTCGAGGCGCTGGAACCAATCCTGGAAATAGCGGATGTACGCACCTGCCGCATGGTCGCCTACATAATTGCTGACAAGGCCGGCAAGCTGAAAGTCGGACAGAAGGTGAGCCTTACCCTGGACGGTCGCAAGCAGAGCAGAAGCAAGAAGGGTAAAATCGAGTTCGTCTCGCCTGTGGTTGACAAGGCCAGTATGCTCCGAACAATAAAGATTGTCTTTGACAATGCCGATAAGGCAATCGAACCAGGTGTCACGGGGAAAGTCATCCTGAAATGAAGTTCCGCGCGATATACACCGTCATTTTGCTCGCCACGGCATTCGCCTTTGCCGAGGGTGACTCGCTGTTCCTTGATTTTGAGACGGCGTTGCAGACGGTGCTTGCAAACAATGCCGACGTAAACGAAGCCAAGTTTGCCTGGCTGTCGGAATCGGAGGCTGCAACCAGCGCCCTGGGCAAGTTCGAGCCTAGACTTGTCGGTCGAGCCTTCAAGGAAACTGCAGAAAGACCGGGTGCGCTTTTCACGGAGACAAAGGAAGAATACAAGCTTGGTGTGCAGGGGGCGCTCCCTACAGGCACCGAGTACAATGTGGGTTTTAACCAGGCCGCATATACACACAGCGACTACACGTCGGAACTTTACTTTGGCGGGGAACTGCGCCAGCACTTGCTCAAGGACGGCCCTTTGTTTTTGTCACCGATGAACGAACTGGAGCAAGGAAGGCTGCGGAAGGAAATTGCATACCAGAAGTTCCGTGATGCGTTGAATGAAATTCTTGAAAAATTCTGTGATGCCTACTGGAACTATTACTATGCGGACCGTTTTTTGGCTTCGGCCACGGAATCTGCGAAGGTCGCTCGCGACATTCTGGAAGATGCCGGAAAAAGACTGCAGCTGGGATTGCTTTCAGCCATGGACTACAGCAAGGCAGAAGCAGAATACTCCGACAGGGAGTCCGCAAGACTCGACGCCCTTGACAAGTTGCGAAATGCAAGGCTCGCGTTGTTGCTTGTTCTTTCTTCCGGAGAATACATGCACGATACACGCCCTATCGCGATGGCGCCTGGGATGGAGCCTGAACCGGCCACGGAACAGGATTCCGTGACATTCCTTGATTCCATGTCGCTCATGCACCCGGCATACCTTTCCCAGGGAGCGGAACTCATGCTCCGAGAATCAGAACTTTCTGCACGAAAGGCGGACTGGCTTCCGACCGTTGACCTTGTGGGCAATTATGGCATAAGAAGCAGGAACAAGAACGCACGGGAAGCCGTGAGGAACTTCAAGACCGAGGAAAAGCGCCAGACAGTGCTTGCGGGCGGAATTGAAATCAACGTTCCCCTGTTTGGTGGAGTTGCCGAACGCCATAGAATTTCGGCACAGAAATACAGCGTTAGGGCGGCACGTTCAAGGCTCACCCTGTTGCAGGCTCAGATATTCGAGGAATACCGCATTTTGCAGAACAGGGCAAAGGAAATCCGCGAACAGTGGCGTTACGGCCAGATCGCCGTGGAATACCACAAGAAGGAACTGGAAGAGGAATTCAAGAAGCTCGCCCTGGGTAAGAGCAACTATCGCGAAATTTTCGAGATGGAAGAAGACCTTCGCGAAGCGGAACGCAGGCAGCTCGAAAACATGAGGGCATTGCGGATCATCGACGTAAGGCTGCAACGGGCCACTGGCAAGCTGCTGCTCCAGAATGGGCTGGAATCTTGGAAAAACGATAGACTCGTGCTGCGCGACGACCTGACCGCGGAATAGGGCTAGTCTATATTTCCGTTTCTGGGATTCTGACAACGCCCTTATCAAGAATCAAAAGGTCATTTTCACCAAGCAAATTTATCTTATATTCCTTGAGCCATTTCAATTCTTCATCCTGGTTTGCCGTGAAAGATTTGAAAGGCGATTTATCGCTATGGTCAGGAACAGATATATTGAGAAAACTCTTGCAGTGATTTCTATCGAAGATTTGCTGGCTTTCCAAATGCGACCAGGTTGACTTAAGCTGTTCGTAAGCCTTGTCCGCATTAGCCTCGATGTTGTGCGCTCTACAATACTTCAATTCGCAAAGAAGCAAAAATCCACCATCAACAACATCTCTCGGTTTGAAAAGGCATTCGCAATTCTTGGTTTTATCGGGAAATGATTATTCCGGAGCGGCGGAGCCGCCAGTCCGGAAAAATGGGAGCCATCATTCCGGACCTGTGGAGCCACCTGTTTATAGCTCATTTGTTTGGTCAAATACAGTATGTTGGGACCGCGCGGGATTTTATAAGCCTATTCGCGCGAGCCGCCTGCCTACAATCAGTTTAAAGGCACACGCAATGCTTTGAATGA
Protein-coding sequences here:
- a CDS encoding DUF3467 domain-containing protein, with amino-acid sequence MAENKQPTVEWNDKDMRTTYVNATNVVAGREEVMMILGVNQAWQMNQEKVNVAISDRIVMNPYTAKRLAIMLSATVRAYENKYGKIDLGLTAPVASPAPTAPATAKATGKSAK
- a CDS encoding efflux RND transporter periplasmic adaptor subunit; protein product: MVRKFVLILGLAMGAFAQGTFDGVTEPINQARIGFTVSGKIERIWVKEGSFVHKGDTLISLENNEEQLRVRITAMAEKDSSALHSAKAKLETYKKDLDATKSLFENSNSVSAEQVWEKQMNYDVASAEYSAATNDKERAKLEHDLAKVELSKRFLIAPFDGEVATISKNNGESVEALEPILEIADVRTCRMVAYIIADKAGKLKVGQKVSLTLDGRKQSRSKKGKIEFVSPVVDKASMLRTIKIVFDNADKAIEPGVTGKVILK
- a CDS encoding TolC family protein, with the translated sequence MKFRAIYTVILLATAFAFAEGDSLFLDFETALQTVLANNADVNEAKFAWLSESEAATSALGKFEPRLVGRAFKETAERPGALFTETKEEYKLGVQGALPTGTEYNVGFNQAAYTHSDYTSELYFGGELRQHLLKDGPLFLSPMNELEQGRLRKEIAYQKFRDALNEILEKFCDAYWNYYYADRFLASATESAKVARDILEDAGKRLQLGLLSAMDYSKAEAEYSDRESARLDALDKLRNARLALLLVLSSGEYMHDTRPIAMAPGMEPEPATEQDSVTFLDSMSLMHPAYLSQGAELMLRESELSARKADWLPTVDLVGNYGIRSRNKNAREAVRNFKTEEKRQTVLAGGIEINVPLFGGVAERHRISAQKYSVRAARSRLTLLQAQIFEEYRILQNRAKEIREQWRYGQIAVEYHKKELEEEFKKLALGKSNYREIFEMEEDLREAERRQLENMRALRIIDVRLQRATGKLLLQNGLESWKNDRLVLRDDLTAE